One genomic region from Rothia dentocariosa ATCC 17931 encodes:
- a CDS encoding DUF6531 domain-containing protein: MPIPSPIPSSSSPSYWISPDDPHTPSSGTTSQSSPIVGDHHKVSDTFQNQHSHASGTISGDAAGGSASGNVQQDTFAPSDQHSPDLAQQEPWANQPQHTFPNPQQGSDASTTASSPITSEGSGGTTSQSSPIVGSHPDSAAPPTASNAVYGGSGTPIEETSGNASPQSSASAPVSTGSTSSAGGDSGGFQGSGSSSSFDDSSSTQGYSGDFQGSGSSSSFDGPSSSTEGYPQSSGDASGSAPLSGFNGAGATIGAATAAGAAGGQAPTPLYKTPGHAQDSNNGWNNWPTYIPEDTIAGQPYQCAQPGSYSNDSGDAPTVGVSGANNATSSVDFSKEAKAQDNVKFSNAAADTLRQALRTAGNNLTKSYGQAGGGGSSGGRDQQFTESCADFTGKYSEEFKDRHEQLKANATNVAAMLLYAADLVDYFKECVARENRNRQRARDWDDRWFWERWGNSIESIWNDDVGPGYEGAPAKPVAPSSIAAPAAPAPSSGVGTSSAIPENLDVYVIRCNDDTNTHDREYRAINDAFAAFNAARDTSFGTLDISPAMMGLQTLNEQSGLVTDWLHKVAQAFRDAGASSGHPVALADSTLDAQVGPQVSINHIDVTLSQVSGEIPTSGFANDPVNVATGNFIEPETDLVFTGTVSESTLSLTRMYNSLAVTHADEVPSGVFGLGWFSTLDTHLSFGDEQASWFMPDGREVLFDREGEGFARAAREPWWLTKVPATDELFTRVRDAQVHAYEQATVTGGSAVVPEVPFVWMVHNNQHEAYFYAPSGAPVARRQGHLSSLTVFILAEDGAVTDLVHPVAHRGVHVNYEPAEETGGVRPAAAFTYNTIGERAGEPVQNVVYSYTEAAESSASVQVSGLLTGVTTGIGTRTYTHTERGLIHRVISVRGDLEVTNTYDDSGRVIGQISEYGRDISYQYTPNVTTIIADADTGNNSNLWVSDAKGRLLSVTATDGTRMSMSYDRFSNRISITERDGSRTVRVSDERGHIKRERTPEGADYTYRWDEQDRLLSVSVRDARDVKNLSEPMPVHSYRYEEGTLVVNPSPVAVLDGAGEATTWEYSPEGDILKISDPTGVYITLEYDEHHDIVALGDVAGNTTRFTRDIAGQITSVTNPLGATTTLEYNEAGVISAVINPLGAKWSFVYPESPVGDGTPYMAREQLQGRTRNSAVGTLPSAVINPDGATVEFTHTAGGDIATVTDAAGGITRREYDTFGNLVKMITAGNRVWEYSWDGLSQLISLTDPTGAITRFEYDHAGEITQITDATGVISHRSIDRHEGIESVAGTGEGLFSSAFCKVDVLGRVTEIGQQDGASTTSASSSNGTSEAPMGAGAAGAGVAGTGIPHGVSSSAEAIAAAETAGAPSQPTGRQMFTYDAAGNIVEALDANGGLTRYVRDAAGRVTRIISAAGRFTDYTYDTCGRLSSERVGLNEPVRVTDPVTGASSWEEPTRWAVTTLVYDAASQVIERHTPDGLVEKMTYDAAGRLIKVQAGRRVATYTWDACNQLVRVQDSTFGTRRYAYNELGHLVRVTDGLGNRTFFAYDADGLLTSVTDPTGAITEYEYDAAGRILEVAKKPHPDSAVTTPAIRTTYTWDAAGRLLSEDDGVRTRSFEYDARTGDLTRTLIDGSLAAEYGTGKPALPGSAITWMKDHTGDTPVTYRRVFDATGNLIEYTRQVDRIENTSDPGTAEALETFTSTGSYTLTYAYDADGFRTMMLTPYGSSQWVLDGAGRPIRSINTASIADPGVRERESVIGEFSYDVMGHLVRAQVGETISTWDFDQDGLVSSYEHTSEQGDENTAEGVQVIRDHTGRIIGLDSTATGLVMYSYDEAGQLTGARADGYELTWVYEDGLMVAERLYHHDTTEDETTQGRVLLGERQFIYNGLNQLLHCTTIERPYTVGEGVSAAWVSTEVSYTYNAAGQRTGQKSVTSDGVIQERTYTWGITGALTTVSDTTTDVHGAEVPGLCSRLRIHADATGVATAITGNDRVTVPLLWDPTSSAPHLLGAGSIPAAGADGGFSQAAVPGGFDPWSVPGVPNTGNMVGFGALSAPGAAALQAPGLPSALGAPGISGASALLTSVGLPEGVSFTGSGTLAVGGLALMGARVFDPSSKKFLSQDPLPPIVGAGWFADSYSFLGHDPVGMIDPWGTAPLSHEDFKKYVDTQNTQTLYHIAGATIMAVSLVCGPAAPYVAIAGAGVYGVGDGTKMNADGTYDKGSMIKGGVTQAAIQATTFGLGKAVTATGVGTMIGNGTSKAATYVGSKLPAVSGVTTKLASETGKKYATEAFASGVTNSAANTLGYIKDADHPTVAGATVNAVTGFGSGVLTHGIEQKVNSALPEMKTPTTLPGKVKYSLRQEAVSRGSSLPGASLLEQPVQDKTVAHDQNGKDYSYLNSVGTGAYNKVVGTGIDNIATGTGLKHLENDHGRYGVHYGAEPNEGFKDPETSKTPRHQKGVEGPRHRKEGPAKGPATSHRAPGGYNTDLNK; this comes from the coding sequence ATGCCTATTCCCTCACCGATACCCAGTTCAAGCTCACCGAGTTATTGGATATCGCCCGATGACCCGCATACCCCTTCCTCTGGCACTACCTCGCAGTCATCACCAATCGTGGGAGACCACCACAAAGTCAGTGATACATTCCAAAACCAACATTCTCATGCCTCGGGCACGATTTCCGGTGATGCCGCCGGAGGGTCTGCAAGCGGAAACGTGCAGCAAGATACCTTCGCGCCTTCAGACCAGCACAGCCCAGATCTGGCGCAACAAGAACCCTGGGCAAACCAGCCCCAGCATACTTTTCCGAACCCGCAGCAGGGCTCCGATGCATCAACAACAGCGAGCAGCCCTATAACCAGCGAAGGTTCTGGTGGAACGACATCACAGTCTTCACCTATCGTAGGTTCTCACCCTGACTCTGCCGCGCCACCAACCGCAAGCAACGCCGTTTATGGGGGCAGCGGTACCCCTATCGAGGAAACATCGGGCAACGCCTCGCCGCAGAGTTCCGCTAGTGCGCCCGTCTCCACAGGAAGCACAAGCTCTGCTGGAGGCGACTCTGGGGGATTTCAGGGAAGCGGGTCTTCAAGTTCCTTTGACGATTCTTCGTCCACTCAAGGGTATTCTGGAGATTTCCAAGGGAGCGGGTCCTCAAGCTCCTTTGATGGACCTTCCTCTTCAACAGAGGGATACCCCCAATCTAGCGGAGACGCTTCCGGTTCAGCCCCGCTTTCCGGTTTCAATGGGGCTGGAGCCACCATAGGTGCCGCCACTGCGGCAGGCGCTGCTGGAGGACAGGCCCCTACTCCGCTGTACAAAACCCCAGGACATGCCCAAGACAGTAATAACGGGTGGAATAACTGGCCTACTTATATTCCAGAGGACACTATTGCAGGTCAGCCATACCAATGTGCTCAACCTGGTTCCTACAGCAACGATAGTGGTGACGCTCCTACTGTGGGGGTATCCGGCGCGAACAACGCCACTTCATCCGTTGATTTTTCAAAAGAAGCTAAAGCTCAAGACAATGTTAAGTTTAGTAATGCCGCCGCAGACACTTTAAGGCAAGCTCTTAGGACTGCGGGCAATAATCTCACGAAATCCTACGGACAGGCAGGTGGGGGTGGCTCTTCCGGCGGACGAGATCAACAATTCACCGAAAGCTGTGCAGATTTTACTGGGAAATATTCAGAAGAATTTAAAGATAGGCATGAGCAACTTAAAGCAAACGCTACCAACGTTGCTGCAATGCTCTTATACGCGGCAGACCTTGTTGACTATTTCAAGGAATGTGTGGCCCGCGAAAATCGGAACCGTCAACGCGCTCGTGATTGGGACGACCGTTGGTTTTGGGAAAGGTGGGGCAACTCCATAGAAAGCATTTGGAATGACGATGTAGGCCCTGGCTATGAAGGTGCCCCCGCCAAACCTGTTGCGCCTTCAAGCATCGCTGCCCCCGCAGCTCCAGCGCCAAGCTCTGGGGTAGGAACTTCTTCAGCTATACCAGAAAATTTGGACGTATATGTTATTCGCTGCAACGATGACACCAATACACACGATAGGGAATACAGGGCCATCAATGACGCCTTTGCGGCTTTTAATGCAGCACGTGACACATCCTTCGGAACTTTAGATATATCCCCAGCTATGATGGGTCTGCAAACTCTCAATGAGCAGAGTGGTCTCGTCACAGATTGGCTCCATAAAGTTGCTCAAGCGTTCCGTGACGCTGGTGCAAGTTCTGGACACCCAGTGGCTCTTGCCGACAGCACTTTGGACGCTCAGGTAGGCCCACAAGTTTCTATTAATCATATTGATGTCACACTTTCCCAGGTTTCTGGTGAAATACCGACCTCTGGGTTTGCGAATGATCCGGTGAACGTGGCGACAGGTAACTTTATCGAACCGGAAACTGATCTGGTCTTCACCGGGACGGTGAGTGAGTCTACGTTGTCGTTGACGCGTATGTATAACAGTCTGGCGGTCACCCATGCGGATGAGGTTCCTTCGGGCGTGTTCGGGCTTGGCTGGTTCTCGACCTTGGATACCCACCTGAGCTTTGGGGACGAGCAGGCCTCGTGGTTTATGCCTGACGGGCGTGAAGTACTCTTTGATCGGGAAGGCGAAGGGTTCGCCCGCGCCGCCCGGGAGCCGTGGTGGCTGACGAAGGTTCCCGCCACGGATGAACTGTTTACCCGGGTGCGCGATGCGCAGGTGCACGCCTACGAGCAGGCTACAGTCACGGGTGGTTCTGCTGTGGTTCCTGAGGTCCCGTTTGTGTGGATGGTGCACAATAACCAGCACGAAGCGTATTTCTATGCGCCCTCTGGTGCGCCGGTGGCGCGCCGACAGGGGCACCTGAGCAGCCTGACAGTGTTTATTCTGGCTGAGGATGGTGCCGTGACGGATCTGGTGCATCCGGTGGCGCATCGCGGTGTTCATGTGAACTATGAGCCCGCTGAGGAAACCGGTGGCGTGCGCCCAGCGGCGGCATTCACATACAACACCATTGGTGAACGTGCCGGGGAACCGGTGCAGAACGTTGTCTATTCCTATACCGAAGCTGCTGAATCCAGTGCCTCGGTGCAGGTATCTGGCTTGCTCACCGGAGTAACAACCGGTATCGGAACGCGTACGTATACGCATACTGAGCGGGGTTTGATTCACCGGGTGATTAGCGTGCGCGGCGATCTTGAGGTCACGAACACCTATGATGATTCCGGTCGTGTGATAGGGCAGATTAGCGAATACGGGCGAGATATTTCCTACCAGTACACCCCAAATGTCACAACCATTATTGCCGATGCTGATACCGGCAATAATTCAAACCTGTGGGTCTCTGATGCCAAAGGGCGTTTGCTGAGCGTTACGGCGACTGACGGTACGCGCATGTCGATGAGCTATGATCGGTTCAGCAACCGGATCAGCATTACCGAGCGTGACGGGTCACGAACTGTGCGTGTCTCAGATGAGCGTGGTCATATTAAGCGTGAGCGTACCCCCGAGGGTGCCGATTACACCTACAGGTGGGATGAGCAAGATCGTTTGCTCTCAGTGAGTGTGCGTGATGCCCGAGATGTGAAAAACCTCAGCGAGCCTATGCCGGTGCACTCGTATCGGTACGAGGAAGGTACCCTAGTGGTGAATCCGAGCCCGGTAGCTGTTCTTGATGGTGCCGGAGAAGCTACCACGTGGGAGTATTCCCCCGAAGGCGATATCCTGAAAATTAGCGACCCAACAGGTGTGTACATTACCCTGGAGTATGATGAGCACCACGATATTGTTGCATTAGGTGATGTTGCTGGCAATACTACCCGATTTACCCGAGATATCGCTGGTCAGATAACCTCTGTCACAAACCCGCTAGGGGCCACTACCACGCTTGAGTACAACGAAGCAGGTGTAATTTCTGCCGTGATAAATCCGCTGGGTGCCAAGTGGTCATTTGTTTACCCCGAGTCCCCTGTTGGTGATGGCACCCCCTACATGGCTCGCGAACAGTTACAAGGTCGTACCCGTAATTCTGCAGTTGGCACATTGCCCAGCGCAGTCATTAACCCTGATGGGGCAACTGTTGAGTTCACTCATACAGCAGGTGGGGATATCGCGACCGTCACAGATGCGGCCGGAGGTATAACCCGGCGTGAGTACGATACTTTCGGGAACCTGGTGAAGATGATCACCGCCGGAAACCGGGTGTGGGAGTATTCTTGGGATGGTTTGTCCCAGTTGATTAGCCTGACTGATCCTACTGGAGCCATCACGCGGTTCGAGTACGATCATGCTGGAGAAATCACACAAATCACGGATGCGACGGGGGTTATTTCCCACCGGTCGATTGACCGGCATGAGGGTATTGAGTCTGTTGCTGGTACCGGTGAGGGTCTTTTCTCGTCGGCGTTCTGCAAGGTGGATGTTCTTGGGCGGGTGACCGAAATCGGCCAGCAGGATGGTGCCTCCACCACATCTGCGTCCTCCTCAAACGGTACCTCTGAGGCGCCTATGGGCGCCGGTGCTGCCGGTGCGGGGGTTGCCGGGACGGGTATCCCGCATGGAGTATCCTCCTCTGCTGAGGCTATCGCAGCCGCTGAGACTGCCGGTGCCCCCTCACAGCCAACAGGTCGGCAGATGTTTACGTATGATGCTGCTGGGAATATCGTTGAAGCCCTGGACGCTAATGGTGGGCTCACACGGTATGTACGTGATGCCGCTGGACGTGTCACCCGCATTATTAGTGCTGCGGGCCGGTTTACCGATTACACCTACGACACCTGCGGAAGGCTGTCCTCTGAGCGTGTGGGGCTTAATGAGCCTGTGCGGGTGACCGATCCCGTCACCGGGGCGTCCTCGTGGGAAGAACCGACCCGGTGGGCTGTAACGACGCTGGTGTATGATGCTGCCTCGCAGGTGATCGAGCGACACACCCCTGACGGGCTTGTGGAAAAGATGACTTATGATGCCGCCGGGCGGTTGATAAAGGTTCAAGCAGGTCGCCGCGTTGCCACCTATACGTGGGATGCGTGCAACCAGCTGGTGCGGGTGCAGGATTCCACTTTTGGTACCCGCCGCTACGCCTATAATGAGCTCGGTCACCTGGTGCGGGTTACCGACGGCTTGGGAAATAGGACATTCTTCGCCTACGACGCGGACGGGCTGCTGACCTCAGTGACGGATCCGACTGGGGCCATCACCGAGTACGAGTACGATGCCGCCGGACGCATCCTTGAGGTTGCGAAAAAGCCTCACCCGGACAGCGCCGTTACGACTCCGGCTATTCGCACCACCTATACGTGGGATGCCGCCGGGCGCCTGCTGTCCGAAGATGACGGGGTTCGTACCCGCTCCTTCGAGTACGATGCCCGCACGGGTGATCTGACCCGCACGCTCATCGACGGCTCCCTAGCTGCTGAGTACGGCACGGGTAAACCCGCGCTACCGGGATCAGCAATTACGTGGATGAAGGATCACACCGGGGATACCCCGGTGACGTACCGGCGTGTCTTTGATGCCACCGGGAACCTGATCGAGTACACCCGCCAGGTCGATCGGATCGAGAATACCAGCGATCCCGGTACGGCTGAGGCCCTGGAGACGTTCACCAGTACAGGTTCGTATACGCTCACCTATGCGTATGATGCCGATGGGTTCCGCACGATGATGCTTACCCCCTACGGGTCTTCCCAGTGGGTGCTTGATGGTGCCGGACGCCCGATCCGCTCAATCAACACCGCCTCGATTGCTGACCCTGGTGTGCGTGAGCGCGAGTCGGTCATTGGGGAGTTCTCCTACGATGTGATGGGGCACCTGGTACGTGCTCAGGTCGGCGAAACGATCTCGACCTGGGATTTCGATCAGGACGGGTTGGTGTCCTCCTATGAACACACCAGCGAGCAGGGCGATGAGAACACTGCTGAGGGTGTGCAGGTGATCCGGGACCACACCGGCCGGATTATCGGGCTTGATTCCACTGCGACCGGGCTGGTGATGTACTCCTATGACGAGGCCGGACAGCTGACCGGTGCTCGCGCTGACGGGTATGAACTCACATGGGTGTATGAGGATGGACTCATGGTTGCCGAACGCCTCTACCACCATGACACCACCGAGGACGAGACCACTCAGGGCAGGGTTCTGCTTGGTGAGCGTCAGTTCATCTATAACGGGCTCAACCAGCTGCTGCACTGCACCACGATTGAACGACCTTACACAGTGGGTGAGGGTGTTTCTGCCGCGTGGGTGAGTACCGAAGTGTCCTACACCTATAACGCAGCCGGACAACGCACCGGGCAGAAGAGCGTCACCTCGGATGGTGTTATCCAAGAACGCACCTATACCTGGGGTATCACCGGTGCTCTGACTACCGTCAGCGATACAACTACCGACGTTCATGGTGCCGAGGTTCCAGGGCTGTGCTCACGTCTTCGGATACACGCCGACGCTACCGGGGTTGCCACCGCGATCACTGGTAACGATCGGGTGACGGTGCCGCTGCTGTGGGATCCGACCTCTTCTGCCCCGCATCTGCTGGGGGCCGGAAGCATCCCGGCTGCAGGGGCTGACGGCGGGTTCTCCCAAGCGGCAGTACCGGGCGGGTTTGACCCCTGGAGTGTCCCCGGGGTACCCAACACCGGGAATATGGTCGGTTTTGGTGCCCTGAGCGCCCCCGGTGCTGCTGCGTTGCAGGCCCCGGGTCTGCCCAGTGCGCTCGGCGCTCCTGGCATTTCGGGTGCATCCGCGCTGCTTACCAGCGTGGGACTGCCAGAAGGTGTGTCCTTCACCGGCTCCGGCACACTCGCGGTGGGCGGGCTTGCGCTGATGGGCGCACGAGTGTTTGACCCATCGTCGAAGAAGTTCCTCTCCCAAGACCCGTTGCCGCCCATCGTAGGTGCAGGCTGGTTCGCGGACTCGTACTCATTCCTAGGACATGACCCTGTAGGCATGATCGACCCTTGGGGAACAGCTCCATTAAGCCATGAGGATTTCAAAAAATACGTTGATACACAGAATACACAGACTTTGTACCATATTGCTGGTGCAACCATTATGGCGGTAAGTCTTGTTTGCGGTCCCGCTGCCCCGTATGTTGCTATCGCAGGGGCAGGTGTTTACGGCGTAGGTGATGGCACCAAGATGAACGCTGACGGGACGTATGATAAAGGCTCAATGATTAAGGGAGGCGTTACGCAGGCAGCAATCCAAGCAACCACTTTTGGACTTGGGAAAGCAGTCACCGCTACGGGCGTAGGTACCATGATTGGTAATGGAACGAGTAAGGCAGCTACCTATGTCGGTTCTAAACTTCCAGCAGTTTCAGGTGTTACCACTAAGCTTGCCTCTGAAACCGGTAAAAAGTATGCCACTGAAGCCTTTGCGAGTGGTGTGACAAACAGTGCCGCAAATACTCTTGGCTATATTAAAGATGCTGACCACCCTACTGTGGCGGGGGCTACTGTAAACGCGGTAACGGGCTTTGGTTCTGGGGTGCTTACCCACGGAATTGAGCAAAAAGTCAACTCTGCCCTGCCGGAGATGAAAACTCCTACAACCTTACCCGGTAAGGTGAAATACTCCCTGAGGCAGGAAGCTGTATCTCGTGGATCAAGCCTGCCTGGAGCAAGTTTACTAGAGCAGCCGGTTCAGGATAAGACGGTCGCCCACGACCAGAACGGCAAGGATTACAGTTACTTGAATAGCGTCGGGACTGGGGCCTATAACAAGGTCGTGGGTACTGGTATCGACAACATAGCAACCGGAACAGGACTCAAACACCTTGAAAATGATCACGGACGTTATGGAGTGCATTATGGTGCAGAGCCAAATGAGGGTTTCAAAGATCCCGAAACCTCAAAGACTCCACGGCATCAGAAAGGAGTAGAGGGTCCTAGGCATCGTAAAGAAGGCCCGGCTAAAGGACCAGCCACTTCTCACCGGGCACCTGGCGGCTACAATACGGATCTTAACAAATAA